The genomic stretch CTCGCTCGTCGCAGCCTTGATGGCTGTTACGACGCAAACATTCCTTTGCTCCGTGCTTTTGGCCTTCTATAGGCAGATTAACGAACAGCCTCACCAGCAGATTAACGGACAACCCCATCAAAATTAATGCCGCGGTAAGTATACGAAgtaagggcagtcccaacccGCAAAGTCCATAGGTATAAtgtctactccctccatcccaaattataagtcgctttgactttttttttacatccactttgctatgcatctagacatattgttatatctatatacacagcaaagtgaatgtatcaaaaaagtcaaagcgacttataatttgggatggagggagtatattgcaACATCAATATAAGACATCACCTTTAGAAAGTTATTGTCCTCACATCAAAATTAACATATGGTTGGTGGGGATAAGACATGGACTGTTTGTTTTATATATAGCTCTATATCTCCTTGCTGTAAGGCGACTTAGATCTTTGCTTATTTGTAAGCCAATTTTTATTTAACTTAAAACATTTTTCTCAGAGAACTAACATTTTTTCTTTTaagcagatttttttttctcataaaCCTAGAGTATTTTTTCTTGAATGGAATATCTTTTCTCAGAACCTGGACATTTACAAATTTGATTTATGGATATGCAATATATCGCATTTGTTATCTTATACTATCATTACCGATGTGAAATACTGAAAGATATGCATATTACTCGAAAAGCAGCTGACGGCATAAAACTGGAAGGGAAACATCCACATGAAAGTGGTCTGAGGTGGCTTAAAATTTAATTTACTTGAGCTGAAACCGCTTGGCGAGTATCATGCTCATGTCTAGGAACCTCCGTGCGCAGTTGCTCAGGCAAGTGGTTTCTCCAGTGCTGAACTTGCTTCCCGGGGTGCTGGTGATGCATTTGTCCCAGCACACACTTGTTAGCTTGCTGACCATCTGCTTGGCCATCAGCTGCTCCTTCTCTTGCTGCATAATAAATACATCCATTAGGACAAAGGCTGCAGATTGTCTGGCAAAATTCGTATATGTGATGTGATGAAGAACTACCATGAACTGTGTGCCTGTGTCTTGATGCGAAAGAACTATGGGTAACTCAAATTTGTGCAAGTGCCAAGTGCTGTAAGATTGTTTTAAAGATGGGGTGGGATTTTCCTAGGGAAGTCAAGAATTGGGAGCGGGAGGAAGCCTGGGTGGCTAGCTAGCTGCTTCATCCATGGCACGTCTTCACTAGTGGAAGGCGGCCTGACCGGGGTAACCCCGGTGCCTAGAAAACGCAGGGACTACTCTAGCCTCTGACCCTTTCTAGGAAAATCATGAGTCCGTTAAGCTAGATAAGCAAGTTGACTAATCCCTCAATGCATTAAGCTGGTTGATCAATCCGTTTTCTTATAGCCATTGCACCTTACAGAAGTGAATAAATTACATCATCTCTTGTAATTAATCAACAAAAATAATCCTACAAGTCACATTTGTCATGGGCTACAAAATCTTGAACCTAAATAAAGTACGCAGATTACAAGTTCAGTACCAACAGCTGGTGCTGTTACGTGAATCGCCGTATAGCAACTAGTCACAGCCTCACATGTATGAAACTTTGAATTGAAAATCAATACTAGTCGATTCATAATACAAGTGCCGCTGCACTGTTTCAATTGAAAAACATTATTACACACGTGACAAGAGATGAGCGAGAAACATGCATGAGCTTCCATATATAGAAAAAAACACGAGGATTAGGGGGTACGGGTTCTGGTGCGACGCAGCTCTTACCTCGAGTAATCGCCGCAGCTCAGGTGAATTATCCACGTCCATGGTCGCCATCGTGCAAGAACACCCAAAACCCTAGCTTCGCTTCGGCAGTTTCTGGCTGGATTGGAGCGGAAGAATATtggggagggagaaggaaagAGGCGTAGCCGCGTAGTAGCTATTAAACAGCGGCCGTTGCCCGTTCGTCAAGAAAGTATCACCCACCATCAAGAGTTTGTTTCGAACTAGGCCTTACTGGGCTCAATTTACAGGCCCATAAAGATTGCTTCACAATAATTCTTTcttcgtttttcttttttttttaaaaaacattgGCTGGAGCACTGCCTTGCATTTAAGAGAGAGAACAGTACGATTACATAGaaataaggccttgtttagttgccctgaatttgggtgtccaaaattactgctgtagcactgtagcacactgtagcgtttcgtttgtatttgtgaattattgtccaaatattgactaattaggctcaaaagattcgtctcgcaaagtacaacaaaactgtgcaattagtttttaattttatctacatttagtactccatgcatgtatcgcaagtttgatgtgacggggaatcttctttttgcatagtgtcaaaattgggagtttgggtgtaactaaacaaggcctaaatgaCGCTCATTGACTCTTAGAGTACTCGGGCTGCAAGATTGTCTACTGAACAAGCAGCTTCTCTCCCAAAAGCGGAGTCCCGCAGGCTCTGTCTTGTTGGAATGTCCGTCTTGATGAGCTCCAAAACCTGATCCGGCCGCATTGTAACGTTGTCAAACGTCCTCCGATTCCTTTCCTTCCAATTGTTCCAAGTTCCAAGTAGTGTACATAACGATTGCCTTGATTCTTCGTTTTTCTTCAGAGAGGGAGAAGCAGAGCTCCGAAAACTCAAAAGGCTCGTGACCTGgtgactgatttttttttctcttcaccGAGCGAAGAGAAAGTTTAGTCCATGCCTCCTTGCATAATCGTTCATTGCGGCTTAGCTTTGACGCTCAAGCATCTCTCTCTGTTTCCTTTGAACGTAGACAGAACCAGCTCATTGGCCATCGCCCATGACTCCAGGTAAGGTAAAAATACGCAGCTGCAGAGCACGTGTACGAACACGTGCTCCACTACCCATATACAAATACGGCGGAGGATGTCATTAGCGTACGTTACCATTCTCCATTATCACCATCACTACTACCTGGAATAATCATAGCTTACACTCTTCAGATCCAAGCAATTACCGTTCTAAAAACCTCTGACTATTTGCGCGCGCGATCTAGCTTAGCGTTGTTGCAGCCTTCAGAAGAAacaccatgcatgcacatggagGCATCAGATGGCACCGTTCTTCGTGGCCCCCTCCTGCCCTGCCAAACAAGCAATCAATCAGCTTAAAAGCAAAGCTAATCCTGACGATCGATGCCGTAGCAATCCTCATCCAAGCGaagcccatgcatgcatgccccgTGCTCGTGGCCTGACCTACCAGTGATCCCCTTGGGGCTTTGGCCTTTGGGGGAACGAGCCGCTCCGAAGAAAGCGAGACACTTGGCATCATCACGCATGTGTGCCTCGTTACCTGGTTAGCATTTAGCTAGCAGTGACATGATCTCGGTTAGCATTAGCAGTGACATGGTCTTAGATTATTCATCACCTCGGGGTTTATTTAATTTGGAACGCCGAAAGTTTACAAGAATATCGTAGGTAGCGCTTGTTTCAGTTTCAGATACAATTGTCCCAGCTGCGGTCCAAATTAAACagcccttttttctttttacctttgGATAGATTTTTAAGAGCACCACATGCTTTTGGCCAAAGCTAGGAACAAAGACAAGTCCCAGCAGTATCATATCAACCCGGCAAAGCCTGCCTAACCTAGCTAGGTTCAGAGCTATGATCACAGTCAAAATTCTGCGTTTAGTTAATTACTTTGATTATATTTGTTTTACATATCTTCAGCATGCTAGCACGTCCTAGTTGGCCAACAAGTCGAGCTCGACCCGGATAAAATAAAATGTTCAGAAGTCATGTCAGGTAAAAAAAGAGAACTAACACATGGCAAATCAAATCATTGGTCAGTTCCCTGGTCCAGTAGTTGCTTATCCGGGGACAGAAGGCATCAACCCAACCTTCCCTTTTCCATTGCTTATGTTTTCgcttctttctcctccacaATAATCTACCGAAGAAGAAGAGTACCAATGCGGGAGTTGCTTCGTTCCACGGGCAAGCTCTCGCCGCGCACAGGTCAGAGGCACCCGCACTCCAAAGGCATTGACGATGCGCTACACCTCGGGGCCCGGCCGCAGCCGGCCTCCGAAAGCAACCCCGACTAGCCGGCCGGCGCATGCACGAGCTATCTAGCAATTATGCAGTGATGGACTGATGGAACGGTCTGGAAAGAAAGGTGTGTTGATCAGGCTTTAGTCTTTGATCTTGAGTAATGGCGATTACGCCACTGTTCACATCTGCACATGATCGTCGATGGATGCGTCCAAGGGTTTTCTGAGTTCCTACGTTAGTATTCGCTAGCTTGTGTTTGAGGAAATGTAGGACGTCCTAGCTAATAACCTCTCCCGGCCCCATCTTTCtcattctctctctcttcctatGATTGATCTTTACCTACTGCACATACCTTTTCATGCTTGCGGGCTTGCTTGTTCTGCGCAGCCATCTCTGGGCTCTTGCTGTTTGTTTAAGGAATAGACATGGCATCAAGTGAGCTGACAGCCTTGTTGGAATGGACTTTGTGAGGCAGGTGCTCTCCTAATCCATTTGCTCAACTAGTCCTGAAAAAGGGCGGCCTCAGAACATGCTCAGTGTTTCATGGAATTCGGTCGAGCCGATGTCGACAAGCGACAGCAAATCGACGAAAAGGAGGCGACGCATGCATGGCGCGGCTTGCTTGAAATTGGGGAGGCTTTGGGGTTCCTATTTCTGGTCCAGCATTGCCTGTCTCCTGATGCCAACCCTGTGTTTCTGTAGGGGGGTTAATTCCTGTCAACATTTGCATTATTGCGTTGCAGATGGTGCTGCTCTTTTGGCTTGGAGAGTTGAAGGGGACCTGTTGCTTGGGCAGCCCAGCTTTGGCCTAACCCTGTCCCCATTACGATCAAGTGTAAGCCTGAAAACATGCATGATACTAATATTTTCTGTTCTGCATCAAGGTTTTTGAGATGTGAAAGATGTGACCCTGGTGACATAATGTGTAGCGCACTGCACTTGTGCTGGAAGGATTACAGGTTCAGAAGTTACCCTTGGTTTGGTAGTAAGTGGTAGTAACACTTGGTTCAGAAGTTACACTTGGTTTGGTAGCAACACTGAAGAAGTTCAACACCCGCATATATCGTAATGAAAAGTTCAGGTCGGCGTAAGCCTGCCGTAGTTTCcggtcaggaaaaaaaaacctgaAGAAGTTACCCTTGCAAGGCAAAATGGTCCTTGTGCTCACCAAAAGGTCACTCAATTGGATTGGGGCAAGGCAAGCAAGTCCGCAAGAATCTTGTTGGAGTTATTCCGATCCAAGCATGTATTTGTCACGGTTAACGGCGACAGGCTGACCAAAGTTACCTCTTGCTGCTCTTGCTTGCTTGCACGTAGTTGCTGCCGGATGAATCCATGCTCTGGCGTCATCTTTTTCATGGAAGAAATTTACTCCGACGTCATCTCTTCGCAGCGCACAATAATCTTCTTGCACTTGGCTTTGCAGTTCTTTTCCTCATGAACTGCTCCGTTATTCCGTGTAGATTTAGTTCTGCTGCTGCCGGCGATTCGAGAGCAAAATAAACAGTTTATTATTCTAAAGTCTGAACAAAAAAGTCAATTTAATGCATGTTATGCATAACCACGCAAAGAATGTTTCATTTCTTCAGCGCAAAGAAAACTCAGAGTACATTGGATCGTTGGGACTGAAAATTCAGATGCTTCGAACTCCATCTGAGTAAATTACATTTGACAGTGTCCCGGTCTGTAGAAATATCTGACGACGAGTGGACCCAAGAGAACCCAGGATTCAGGCGCCGGTGGGTGGCGCTCGGTTGCTCGGAAGGAGGAAGCAGGAAGCAACCAGCCTGATAGGCGGCAAGCAAGGCTCAATGGAGTTGCAAGAAAGCGCCATGGGGTTGCTGCATGATTAGTTATAATCAGACGCAACTGAAAAGGAGCTAATGATTCCTTGTAATCCAGATTAAGGAGTACATAAACGAACTAGACTGATATAGTCATACAGCACGTACAACACATGGCATATATAAAATCAGCTGACCTTTCTTTTTTGTTGGGAAAAAAATAGCTGGGCTATCAGCGCTGTTGATTAACATGGAAGATAACTATATGTTAAATCgctttatttgaaaaaaaaatcaaatcagaTTTCCAACTACCAAAACATTGATTctactctttttttcttttggcaatCATTTGCAAGGCCGCATCAGTCAGGCTCCAATCCAATTTGACAGGTCAGGGCCCATGTCGTCCATGCTACATGCCGCTTAATTTTGCAGCAACACACATGCCTGAATAACATTTTTTTGTTGGAAGATACGCTGGAGAACAATTTTGAATTTTAGAAGGTTAGCGAGCATTTGAAGGAAGATAAAGAAATGCGTTTGTTTGCAGCTAAATACAAGAAAGAGTTCAGATTGCTTGCGTTAAATTACTACCGATTAGCACCTGATATTTTCGTACTTTTGTTTTCCCCTCTTGAGTTTGCAATTAGCACTCCATCTTGAAATCGACAGCAATGGAGAAGAGATTTAGAGAAGATTTATTTCTGAACGGGACGGGAACATGTCAAATCGGAGAAGGAATCATACTATTTAAGCAAAGAGCAGAGGCCGCAGGATGGAGTCCGCTCCACGCCACAGGGGATCCTATAAATTCCCCGCCTTTTCTTCCCCACTCCACTCATCCACacaacctctctctctctctctctctccccaagGATCCAAGCTCCAACTGGACTGTCCTGCTTCGGCGCTATTGTGCACTGTGCACAGCCAGCGACAGCAGAGTCTATCCTGTGAGCactgagcagcagcagcagcagcaatggagAGGCCTGCGCAGGCGCCCAGGCAGCTGCCGCCTGGGTTCCGGTTCCACCCCACCGACGAGGAGCTGGTGGTGCAGTACCTCCGCCGGAAGGCCCTGTCCCgcccgctgccggccgccgtcaTCCCCGTCGTCCACGACGGCGCCAGGCTGGATCCATGGGACCTCCCTGGTGCGTCCGCACGCTCTCTTTCGAGCTGCCATGCTTACAGCTGCAGGACAGCATGCATGTTCAGATTAATGGGAATGGAAGGCTGAGACAGAGTGTTCTGATGTTCCTTGATTTTTTGGTGTGTGTACAGGAGCGAGCGAAGGGGAGGGGTACTTCTTCAGCCTGCGTCGAGCGCCGGCGatgggccgcggcggcggccgcaggaGGAGAGCTGGCAGCGGGTACTGGAAGGCCACGGGGAAGGAGAAGCCTGTGTTCCTGCAGTGCGGCGGCAAGCGGCAGCTGCTCGTGGGCGTCAAGACGGCGCTCGCCTTCCATCGCAGCgagccgtcgtcgtcgcggaCCGGTTGGGTCATGCACGAGTACCGGCTCGCCGtgcccggcggcgcggccgagcAGAGGAAGAATGCAAGCCATGTAAGAACTCTTATGTTTTCAACCATTGGGCTTTATTCTTGCAGTCATCGCTGTCAAATTTTACGAGTCGTCGATTCCCTTCTCTGCTGTAAATAGCACATGCCACTGTCAGTTTACTGATCGCTTTATTGTTAGAGTTATCGGTAGCCTGCCAGGTTAAGCTATGGTTGCATGAAACTCACCCTACCATCAAATCAAAAATGCTCTGCCAAGTGCTTAAGCTCATTTGGCAATGCCAAAAGGCAACTAACATATACTTCCtctatttttaaatataatgaCGTCGAGGACAAACTAATTAATTTAAAAATTAAGTACGTTTTTAAAAGTAATAAAAAAATGGTTGTTTCAAAAGAAGTCGAGGCTCTGAAGCATTTGCACGTTAGGTTTATTGTGGTTCTATGCTCATTCTCTACTTTACAGCTTATATGCTTATGCTAGGATTATTCGTTAACACCTGCTTCGCAGCGGAAACCAGAAAGTTCCCCTTGCTTTAGGCAACTTGAGATTGTGACAGCTTAACAGCGACTGATAAACACACAGTAATGTTTCAGATACTGCAGATATGAGAATCTTGCCTCCTTCTGAAGTAGCTTGATCCGTTTTGCGACCTCGATCGCGATAGTTCACTGTAACTTGCATTTTACTCCAAATTTGGAGggtttatttaattttttttacttgcAATCCACAACGTTCCAATGACTCGCAGGACTGCGTTGTTGAGCCGGGAGGAGAGTGGGTCGTGTGCCGGGTCTTTCTGAAGAACAGACCAAGAAGCAGGCCGAACAGGGATGTCGACGGCAAAAATCCGGGAAACCGCGCCTCCACTGCACACCGCGCGGCGCCGCTGCAGCACCGGGGAGATGCCGAACGGCAGCAGCCGTCGTCTTCAAGCTGTGTCACCGGTGTTACCGACATTTCGGACCAAGACGAAGTCAGCAGCAGCACTATCAGAGATGCCCCGGCTGCCTCCCAAAGAGAGGACTAGGCATGATGGATTTTAAGTTTTTGTttcctccctctctttctcttgctCCGTTGTCGCCTGTACTTTTCCTTGGTACCGTATAGTGATGAGTCAAGCATCAGGTAATTAGGTGTAAGGCAAGTCCAGCTCAAGAATGTATCCAAGGTTATCAAACAGCTGCCACATCGGTATCAGTTGGAACTTGTAAGATTGGGTAACCTGAACTAATCAGGAGCAGTAGTTGCTACTACGGTTCAGCTGCGGTTTGAATTCCCTACAGAACTTAGACAGGAGCTGCAATGGCCCACTGGTGTGTAAGAATGCAGCTAACTAGTTGAATTCCCTTGTACGTTGCTGCAGGAATTTGAGGAATAAGTTTATATAAGTAAATGAAGTAAATTTGTTAGGGAGAAACAGAATTGAAACAGAAAACTCATTATCAATCAGGAGCGGTTACCATCACCCCATGGCCCATGTAGCCAATAAAAATGGTTCACATCAAAGCAAATTGCAAATGCTTGAGATCCAACTGTAAGGTCGGAGGAGGAACACGGCTCCTACttccttcgtcccaaattactattcattttgagttttttagatgcataatttttgctatgtatctagacataatatatatctagatgtagaacaaaagctatgtatttggaaaaaccaaaacgaatagtaatttgggacggaggaagtatgtACTAGTAGATCAGGTCATGTTTCTCGACATGGGTGCATTATTGTCAAATATGAACAATGAAAAGAGACATATCTTTTTGAGTGAAATCTCAGTTAAAACAAAGGACGCTGTGTTTACAGCACATCAAGTCTGGGGTGATTATGATTGTTATGGAGAAAAAGAATTGGTTAAGGATATACGCAAGGATACCATAAAGTTTGAGGGGGCCTACATAGATCCAAGCGACCTTTGCTGCCATGCTGTAGAACAATCAGACATGGCTTGCATCTGTCGTGTCATTACCCACGAAGAGGAGAAACATATAAATGTAGGTAAGATTATTCGTCTCGCACGCGAATGCAACAAGCCGGTACCAAGCGGAGCCAAGTGCGGAAGCAAGTTCATTTTATAtgcatcatctttttttttcagaggTCTAACACTGTTACATACTTTAAGGAATGTAAAAACAATATCTACACAATCTCATATAATTAAGTATAACATGTATAATATAACATGATATAATGCAAATTTTGTTTTTTAGGATTTACTGTTCCACTACCACTACTGCCACCACCACGGATGGCGTGAGAGTTCATGAAGGCAAGAAGTCCAGAAAATAATTGTGGAAGAACTAATACGTGCTTAGCTTTTGAGTCATGTCATCAGTCAATGCAAGTTATTAATGAATAAGGAGATAATTGGTGTCGTAAACGTACGAAATGACTCGTTTTTGTGGCATACATTGCAGTGTTGTTCCTCTATGCTAACCCGAGGCGCCAACAACGTCCACCAAGCAGAaaaactccaaaaattatgaagaaaagaaaaacttaaCACATAAAGGGCCCAAAAATTATGAAGAGAAAATGGAAGAACAACACAAAAAATCACTAGTCCCAAAAGCAATATTCCTTCTATCTTCCAATAATTATCGTTTCAGACAGCAACACAGAAAACATTATTTTGGTCTTTGGCCATCAATTAATAGTATTTTGCTCATTCAAAATAAGCAAATGTGTAATATTTTGAAACCACTGTTGAAGATGAATCTAGCTATACCGTTTTGGAAAGAGATAttcatcttactattactaattggaggctccttttgaagcctccaggtgaagccacataggattcctaggtggacactttagaaaaagagagaaaatcctaaaaattctcaaaaaaagcaaaacatccgaccatcaatcgatataTTTAAATCATCATGGCCATTGGATCtgttatgttttctaaaaaattacccacctataccattatgaaaatagcctaaagtaacctcctaaatctatatataaattacccacctctgccattatataaaataaactaaagtaacccctaatctttatcaaaattacccacttatgccattattaacaatatttaaaataaccccctaatttaaccccttaaatttgcatctatattaaccACAtctgtcattattaaaaataacatgaggtaactctacatttgaatcaaataaccttaattaaaaatatacagcaatatatgattctaaatcatctatatctttcactattggtatacgatataataattaaggtctaggCGCATGATAtgtatcaccatttataaggatataaaatgatgagaatatagatttctatgctaaaattgtatctcaaacataaggttcattaaacaaattcaagcacatacttgtgatgcaaagtgaaaacttaaagattataaatgtggatgaaaatattatagagtaattactaactaaaatctatcacaattggatgaagatattaagtatatacctacataagcattgtgtgttcgaatatttaacaaacgagagctagcttatggtaatagttttttagcaatgtagtctcttttttttccattggaggctccacattagttcccacgagacaagtcagaaaaaagagataaattctcataaaaattaaaaacatcaaaaaccaatcctgtaaactataataatcatagccattgatctattatattttctaaaaagttacccacatgatagtgaaaatattcaaaaatgagctctaaacctatatttcaattaacgagctcagctattataaaaaataatctaaagtaaccctataaccttcatccaatttactaatacacatcattataaagcataacttaaaatgtcattctaaaattttatctatgttatccacgtatgtcgttattaaaaataacctaaagtaaacacctaaatcttaatataattatcttcatgtgcatcatacagaaatataaaaaaaaaactaatatataattttaaattatctatttatgttaatatatgattttaaattatctatttatgtcattgttaatataaaaatactaagttaaagtatatacacatgacgAGTAAGatcatttatatatgtatgtgaggaattgatgaaaagtattgatttgtatgctaaacataatgtatggaggattggaggtgtgatacaaaatggaaaaaatatgaatatggatgaaaaagtgcattgagtaattattaattaagaATTAATCACAACTGggcaaagataggtacatatctatataagtattatgctgaagtattgaaaaataagaaagTAGTAGgcaaacaattttgattattagttaggagtttaatttctaaataatttttaaatacaataacttctaaaaatattagcccgtgcacCTGCACGGGTTGATGTACTAGTATATTAAAATTAAAATGTGTTGACTACACGCGTATTTCAGAATGACGGTCAACTAAAGGCCGTTCGAACCTGACAAAGCTGTTTGTCCAGCGATCCCAAGCGTCCAATTCCATCACCTGCGGCCGGCGTCACTGCCTGCCTAGCCGAGCGAAATGCGAAACACAATTTCTACGACGGGTGAAATGCGCCGCCCCTCGACAAATCGGCCCATTTTCTCTCACCCTCGTGTCGTCTTTAACGGCTCGGCCCACTCGCTCGACAAAGCACAACCTGTAAAATCCTACCACGCGAGGGCTTTCCTGCAAAAAGCGCGCAAAATAAAAATCTCTCGCGCTGTCACACAGGAGACAAATCCACGCTTTCCTTCGTCCTCCATCGCGGTCGCGGCCATCTAACccatccctccctcctccctgccaTTCTCCTGTTCCGCCGCGGCGTCTCCTCCCTCCCCATCACCCCGCCTCtatcgccgcctccgtccccaaCGACCGGTCGAATttccgcacccgccgccgcgccgatcGCCGAGGACGAGGATGCTGGGCGCCGCGAGGAGGCAGCTTGGATCCGGTCCCGTGAGTGCCGAACCCATCCTCCCCTGGTCCTACCGCCGCGGGTTTCTCGCCGCCTCGCGAGGTTCTGTTCCGTAACGGCGTTGTTGatacctttttttcttcttctgttccTGCGTGCAGATGCTGGGGCAGGTGCTGCGTCGGCTCCGCCCGGCGGCGGCTGAGGCGGCGAGGGGGTACTCCGCCGCGGCTAAGGAGGTGAGGGCCCGCTTGATCGATCCCTAATTTTTTTCTCTTATAAACGTGGGCGGGTGGAGGTC from Setaria italica strain Yugu1 chromosome II, Setaria_italica_v2.0, whole genome shotgun sequence encodes the following:
- the LOC106804175 gene encoding mitochondrial import inner membrane translocase subunit TIM8 codes for the protein MDVDNSPELRRLLEQEKEQLMAKQMVSKLTSVCWDKCITSTPGSKFSTGETTCLSNCARRFLDMSMILAKRFQLK
- the LOC101777222 gene encoding NAC domain-containing protein 41, yielding MERPAQAPRQLPPGFRFHPTDEELVVQYLRRKALSRPLPAAVIPVVHDGARLDPWDLPGASEGEGYFFSLRRAPAMGRGGGRRRRAGSGYWKATGKEKPVFLQCGGKRQLLVGVKTALAFHRSEPSSSRTGWVMHEYRLAVPGGAAEQRKNASHDCVVEPGGEWVVCRVFLKNRPRSRPNRDVDGKNPGNRASTAHRAAPLQHRGDAERQQPSSSSCVTGVTDISDQDEVSSSTIRDAPAASQRED